In one Nicotiana tomentosiformis chromosome 6, ASM39032v3, whole genome shotgun sequence genomic region, the following are encoded:
- the LOC138894620 gene encoding uncharacterized protein yields the protein MVDDEQRILERFGRFRPPSFSGAETDDAQGFLDKWWEAYERCRPVDAVPLTWKELSILFLEKFVPQSRREKLRRQFEQLRQDGMSVTQYEMIFSELTRHPVWLVPTDKERIRRFIDGLTYQLRFLVTPERVSDATSDEVVDIARQIEMVCSQEHGEKEAKRPRGPGDFSSVPSGGQLYRGRGCHYRHAQAGRLVHRDASSSQGSYSSHQGQSSLNALPA from the exons atggtagatgatgagcagaggatacttgagagatttgggaggtttcgacctccatcatttagcggtgctgagacagatgatgctcagggatttctggataa atggtgggaggcttatgagaggtgcaggcCAGTTgatgcagtaccacttacatggaaggaattatccattctctttttggagaagttcgtgccgcagtctcgcagagagaagttgcgcagacaatttgagcagttacgtcaggatggcatgtctgtgacacagtacgaGATGATATTTTCTGAGTTGACTCGTCAtccagtttggttggttcccactgataaggaaagaattaggaggttcattgatggtctCACATACCAGCTGCGGTTCCTTGTGACTCCGGAGAGGGTATCTGATGCTACTtctgatgaggtagttgacattgctcggcagatagagatggtctgtaGCCAAGAGCATGGAGAGAAAGAGGCTAAAAGGCCTCGTGGTCCAGGGGATTTCAGCAGTGTTCCTTCCGGGGGTCAgctttaccgcggtaggggttgTCATTATAGACACGCTCAGGCGGGTCGCCTAGTTCACCGTGATGCATCATCCAGCcagggttcatatagttctcatcagggtcagtcatctctcaatgCCCTGCCAGCCTAG
- the LOC104095773 gene encoding cinnamoyl-CoA reductase-like SNL6, with protein MAPASYNCIFNTICVMDASSRLGTKLVKRLLKRGYTVHAAVQNHGESLSLKGIECDHKKKLKIFESDPFDYHSILTALKGCSGLFYSFEPLSDYPTYDEDMAEVEVRAAHNVLEACAQTDTIEKVVFTSSATAIIWGHDKESASTGYLDERHWTDINFCRKFKLWHAMSKTLAEKTAWALAMDRGINMVTINAGLLMGPDLTISNPYLKGAAEMYEDGVFVTVDLDFLVDAHICVYEEIATYGRYLCFNHIINQQQDAFHLAKMLSPLPSSPQSMENDTRIIQQRISNKKLNKLMVDFKGCQSQMNQNVNVQDVCLS; from the exons ATGGCTCCAGCTTCTTATAATTGCATATTCAATACTATATGTGTAATGGACGCTTCCAGTCGATTAGGTACAAAGTTAGTAAAGCGTCTTCTCAAGAGAGGTTACACAGTTCATGCTGCAGTTCAAAATCATG GGGAGTCGTTGTCGTTGAAGGGAATTGAATGTGATCATAAGAAGAAATTGAAGATTTTCGAGTCGGACCCTTTTGATTACCATAGCATACTTACTGCTTTAAAGGGTTGTTCTGGTTTATTCTACTCGTTTGAGCCTCTTTCAGATTATCCCACTTACGAT GAAGATATGGCAGAAGTGGAGGTGAGGGCAGCACATAATGTATTGGAAGCATGCGCACAAACAGACACCATAGAAAAAGTTGTGTTTACTTCCTCTGCAACTGCAATTATTTGGGGACACGACAAAGAATCTGCATCCACGGGTTATCTTGATGAGAGACATTGGACTGACATCAACTTTTGTCGTAAATTCAAG CTGTGGCATGCTATGTCGAAAACATTAGCAGAGAAGACAGCTTGGGCATTGGCAATGGACAGAGGAATCAACATGGTTACTATAAATGCAGGACTGTTAATGGGTCCTGACTTAACAATCTCAAATCCTTACCTCAAAGGAGCAGCTGAGATGTACGAAGATGGTGTGTTTGTGACTGTCGATCTTGATTTCTTGGTCGATGCCCACATTTGTGTCTATGAAGAAATAGCAACCTACGGTCGATATTTGTGCTTCAATCACATCATTAACCAACAACAAGATGCTTTTCACCTTGCCAAAATGTTGTCCCCTTTGCCTTCTTCCCCTCAAAG TATGGAGAATGACACAAGGATAATCCAACAGAGGATCAGCAACAAGAAACTGAATAAGCTTATGGTTGACTTTAAAGGATGCCAGTCTCAGATGAACCAAAATGTAAATGTTCAAGATGTTTGTTTATCATGA